The Chryseobacterium aureum genome contains a region encoding:
- a CDS encoding ACT domain-containing protein has product MSGEKDLSILLQNMDPVMNAGEYVFCTVENPSEIPDIGKILFFFRESEAVTVVLEKNIADEWSLHYRYISSWITLNIHSSLEAVGLTAAFANALKKENISCNVVAAYFHDHIFVAKKDAEKAMEALYTLKNN; this is encoded by the coding sequence ATGTCAGGAGAAAAAGACCTAAGCATTTTGCTTCAAAATATGGATCCGGTTATGAATGCCGGAGAATATGTTTTCTGTACCGTAGAAAATCCATCAGAAATACCGGATATCGGAAAAATTCTGTTTTTCTTTCGCGAATCTGAAGCTGTTACTGTTGTTTTAGAAAAAAATATTGCCGATGAATGGTCTTTGCATTATCGCTATATTTCTTCATGGATCACTTTGAATATTCATTCTTCCCTGGAAGCAGTAGGACTAACGGCTGCTTTTGCCAATGCCCTGAAGAAGGAAAACATCAGCTGTAATGTAGTGGCCGCTTATTTTCATGATCATATTTTTGTAGCAAAAAAAGATGCTGAAAAGGCAATGGAAGCTCTTTATACTTTAAAAAATAATTGA